A genomic region of Colletotrichum destructivum chromosome 5, complete sequence contains the following coding sequences:
- a CDS encoding Putative heterokaryon incompatibility, which yields MRLLNTSTLTLTEFVGEQVPQYAILSHTWSDGEVLFQDLQEGGSPSTTKAGWSKVLAACRLAQGQSYSWIWIDTCCIDKSSSSELSEAINSMFKWYRDAKICFAYLADVPYSEPGTDECAAALAGSRWFTRGWTLQELLAPSSLDFYSSEWRRIASRPFLADGIQRTTGIDAAYLSGYSLKNASVAARMSWASGRETTRIEDMAYCLLGIFDVNLPLIYGEGKKAFRRLQEAILRQIDDQSLFAWGPIDEGNSSGVLDNRAYPLLAEDPSWFRGSGDIVPFRPRGIETRLHVAHDGVTITSPLWKRNPSSWIKRPSSVYLAPLQCQKKNNVLNSIAIRLCSLADGDEGEGGVGNSPVPCYRFSLLLLTVPMTAWKKESLLSTFLYFDSRERLRAGGVMDRQGCVIRMLPRETQTRELFSPDLGRLETRTIIPFTKRLVRSYGLGVPIVIRLASSLRRDLALVLQFQYMSMTNGDGDAISFPPVPGWMINRVVVIPSGSTIKDIAILCQEESEQWTPEFVRRVSGGKWDGQRVGDMSSPESIQNSGLETFTRYRVRVSNEDVHGPLLFLVDVEDLEGENRSLEVHHGGSYVLARKSGI from the coding sequence ATGAGGCTTCTCAACACGTCGACTCTGACACTGACAGAGTTCGTCGGCGAACAAGTGCCGCAGTACGCGATCTTGTCTCACACCTGGTCGGACGGCGAGGTTTTGTTCCAAGATTTACAAGAGGGCGGCAGCCCCTCAACCACCAAGGCGGGCTGGTCCAAGGTTCTGGCGGCGTGCCGTCTGGCGCAGGGGCAGAGCTACTCGTGGATATGGATCGATACCTGCTGCATCGACAAGTCTAGCAGTAGCGAGCTgtccgaggccatcaactCCATGTTCAAGTGGTACCGGGACGCCAAGATCTGCTTCGCgtacctcgccgacgtcccGTACTCGGAACCTGGGACTGATGAGTgcgccgccgcgctggcCGGCAGCCGGTGGTTCACCCGCGGCTGGACCCTTCAGGAGCTTCTCGCCCCGTCCTCTCTGGACTTTTACTCTTCCGAATGGAGGCGCATAGCCTCGCGGCCCTTTCTAGCCGACGGGATCCAACGCACAACGGGCATCGACGCGGCGTACCTCTCGGGCTACAGCCTCAAGAACGCCAGCGTGGCCGCGCGCATGAGCTGGGCATCCGGACGAGAGACAACGCGCATCGAGGACATGGCGTACTGCCTCCTCGGTATCTTCGATGTCAACCTGCCGCTCATCTACGGCGAGGGGAAAAAGGCCTTCCGGCGACTGCAGGAGGCCATTCTTCGTCAGATCGATGACCAGTCTCTGTTCGCATGGGGCCCCATAGACGAAGGCAACTCGAGCGGCGTGTTGGATAACAGGGCCTACCCTCTCCTCGCAGAAGACCCGTCCTGGTTCAGGGGATCGGGGGATATTGTGCCGTTCAGGCCGCGGGGCATCGAGACGCGGCTGCATGTCGCTCATGACGGCGTGACAATCACCTCGCCGCTGTGGAAGCGGAACCCGTCGAGCTGGATCAAGCGTCCTAGCTCCGTCTACCTCGCTCCTTTACAGTGCCAGAAAAAGAACAACGTTCTCAACAGCATCGCGATACGGTTATGCAgtctcgccgacggcgatgagggagagggaggcgtGGGAAACTCGCCAGTGCCGTGCTACCGCTTCTCGCTGCTGCTACTCACTGTCCCGATGACGGCATGGAAGAAGGAGAGCCTCTTGTCTACGTTTCTGTATTTTGACAGCAGAGAGAGGCTGCGCGCGGGCGGTGTCATGGACAGACAGGGATGCGTCATCCGCATGTTGCCGCGGGAGACCCAGACAAGGGAGTTGTTCTCGCCAGATTTGGGTCGTCTGGAGACGAGGACTATCATTCCTTTTACAAAGCGCCTTGTCAGATCGTACGGTCTGGGGGTGCCCATCGTGATTCGCCTGGCGAGCTCACTCCGCAGGGACCTCGCTCTCGTGCTCCAGTTTCAATACATGTCGATGaccaacggcgacggggacGCCATCAGCTTTCCGCCTGTGCCGGGCTGGATGATCAACCGAGTCGTGGTCATCCCTTCGGGTTCTACAATCAAGGATATCGCCATCCTGTGTCAGGAGGAATCTGAGCAGTGGACGCCGGAGTTCGTTCGTCGGGTGTCTGGTGGGAAGTGGGACGGTCAGCGCGTTGGTGACATGTCATCCCCAGAGTCCATTCAAAACAGTGGATTGGAGACGTTCACTAGGTATCGAGTGAGGGTCTCCAATGAGGATGTCCATGGTCCGTTGCTGTTTCTGGTTGATGTTGAGGATCTGGAGGGCGAGAATCGTTCTTTGGAGGTACATCATGGCGGGAGCTATGTGCTTGCAAGGAAGTCTGGTATCTAA
- a CDS encoding Putative ribonuclease H-like superfamily, exonuclease, RNase T/DNA polymerase III encodes MNQHSLDKHHVHQAIQAVARPAPAEPPSSARTRVDPLNYRGITYSRISDVGRDDLLRRLAGLCHSEQRLVKEGHRMPPTTYLPCPDTDSSKPKFAAIVLDCEMAGTVEGQNELIHLTLVDFVSGDVLQNCLVNPSKPIRNWREDITGISAAGMQQAVAKNEALHGWKAARDELWRFADEETILIGQSIHHDLKALHTYHSRIVDSAIITADAVLRSGSRIRKRWGLETLCRELLGIQIRQSSQTGDGLAHDALEDALAARELIVLCTLKPERLEIWACAARKAFFEKSDSKSKKLRAGSNQRKRVSQQKAREQEDIDEMLTWEDVVDYEIWPKSPPDSD; translated from the coding sequence ATGAATCAACATTCTCTCGACAAACATCATGTTCATCAAGCCATCCAAGCAGTCGCCAGACCTGCACCCGCCGAGCCTCCTTCGTCCGCACGTACGCGTGTCGACCCTCTCAATTACCGCGGCATCACATACTCTAGGATTTCTGATGTGGGACGGGATGACCTTCTTCGTCGACTCGCGGGTCTCTGTCACTCAGAGCAGCGCCTTGTCAAGGAAGGCCATCGTATGCCACCCACGACCTATCTTCCCTGCCCCGACACGGACTCGTCTAAGCCAAAGTTTGCGGCTATCGTTCTGGACTGCGAAATGGCCGGTACCGTCGAAGGGCAAAATGAGCTCATCCATTTAACCTTGGTTGATTTCGTGTCGGGTGACGTGCTGCAAAACTGCCTGGTCAACCCCTCAAAGCCAATCAGAAACTGGCGGGAAGACATCACTGGCATCAGCGCCGCAGGTATGCAGCAAGCTGTCGCGAAGAACGAGGCCTTGCACGGCTGGAAGGCTGCTCGAGATGAGCTCTGGCGGTTCGCCGACGAAGAAACCATCCTCATCGGACAGTCGATCCATCATGATCTTAAAGCACTGCACACCTACCATTCCAGAATCGTCGACTCGGCTATCATCACTGCCGATGCTGTACTGCGGAGTGGGTCTAGGATACGGAAGAGATGGGGTTTAGAGACCCTCTGTCGCGAGCTGCTGGGCATCCAGATCCGTCAATCTTCTCAAACAGGCGACGGTCTAGCCCACGACGCGCTGGAAGATGCGCTTGCGGCGAGGGAGCTGATCGTCTTGTGTACTCTCAAACCAGAACGGCTGGAGATCTGGGCTtgcgcggcgaggaaggcttTTTTTGAGAAGAGTGACAGCAAGTCCAAGAAACTTCGGGCAGGCAGCAATCAACGCAAGAGGGTTTCTCAGCAAAAGGCCAGGGAGCAGGAGGACATTGATGAGATGCTGACATGGGAAGATGTGGTAGACTATGAGATATGGCCGAAGTCGCCTCCGGACTCAGACTAG